One segment of Streptomyces bathyalis DNA contains the following:
- the argS gene encoding arginine--tRNA ligase produces MPSVPSLAATLHKRLAEALSAALPEDTPGEWIDPMLRRSDRADFQANGVLALAKRVKANPRDLAGKVVESLPPNEEIASAEVSGPGFLNIDVTDAAVLRNLAARRDDERLGVPYGEQPGTTVIDYSQPNVAKEMHVGHLRSTVIGDAITQILEHQGEKVIRRHHIGDWGTQFGMLIQYLVEHPHELDHESDSADAKDEGEAAMTRLNRLYKSAYSVFETDEEFKARARDRVVSLQSGDEESLALWHKIVDESKTYFQGVYEVLDVEIRDEDIVGESAYNDGLQAVVKDLESSGVAVRSEGALCVFFDDVKGPDGTPTPLIVQKSNGGFGYAATDLAAIRDRIGELGADTVLYVVDARQALHFRMVFETAQRAGWLPEGAARQLAFGTVLGKDGKPFKTRAGASVRLVDLLEEATQRAALVVREKAQDLSEDEIQERAAQVGIGAVKYADLSNSMTRDYVFDLDRMVSLQGDTSVYLQYAYARIQSIFRKAGGEKPQVHPTLELEPPERALALHLDEFGDTLAAVAESYEPHKLAAYLYELATLYSPFYENCPVLKAETPQLVQNRLFLCDLTARTLRQGMSLLGIRTPERL; encoded by the coding sequence ATGCCCTCGGTCCCGTCGCTCGCCGCCACGCTCCACAAGCGCCTCGCGGAGGCCCTCTCGGCTGCCCTGCCGGAGGACACTCCCGGAGAGTGGATCGACCCCATGCTGCGACGCAGCGACAGGGCTGACTTCCAGGCCAACGGCGTCCTCGCGCTCGCGAAGCGCGTCAAGGCCAACCCGCGTGATCTGGCGGGCAAGGTCGTGGAAAGTCTGCCGCCGAACGAGGAGATCGCCTCCGCCGAGGTCTCGGGCCCCGGCTTCCTCAACATCGACGTCACCGACGCCGCCGTCCTCCGCAATCTCGCGGCCCGGCGCGACGACGAGCGGCTGGGCGTCCCGTACGGCGAGCAGCCCGGCACCACGGTGATCGACTACTCGCAGCCGAACGTGGCGAAGGAGATGCACGTCGGCCATCTGCGCTCGACGGTCATCGGTGACGCGATCACCCAGATCCTGGAACACCAGGGCGAGAAGGTGATCCGGCGCCACCACATCGGAGACTGGGGCACCCAGTTCGGCATGCTCATCCAGTACCTGGTCGAGCACCCGCACGAGCTGGACCACGAGTCGGACTCGGCCGACGCCAAGGACGAGGGCGAGGCCGCGATGACGCGCCTCAACCGGCTCTACAAGTCCGCCTATTCGGTCTTCGAGACGGACGAGGAGTTCAAGGCGCGGGCCCGGGACCGGGTGGTCTCGCTCCAGTCCGGCGACGAGGAGTCCCTCGCTCTCTGGCACAAGATCGTCGACGAGTCCAAGACGTACTTCCAGGGCGTCTACGAGGTGCTCGACGTCGAGATCCGGGACGAGGACATCGTCGGCGAGAGCGCCTACAACGACGGTCTGCAGGCCGTGGTGAAGGATCTGGAGTCCTCCGGCGTCGCGGTGCGCTCCGAGGGCGCCCTGTGCGTCTTCTTCGACGACGTGAAGGGCCCCGACGGCACGCCCACACCGCTGATCGTGCAGAAGTCCAACGGCGGCTTCGGCTACGCCGCGACCGACCTCGCCGCGATCCGGGACCGCATCGGCGAACTCGGCGCCGACACCGTCCTGTACGTCGTGGACGCCCGGCAGGCCCTGCACTTCCGCATGGTCTTCGAGACCGCGCAGCGTGCCGGCTGGCTCCCCGAGGGCGCGGCCCGGCAGCTCGCCTTCGGCACGGTCCTCGGCAAGGACGGCAAGCCGTTCAAGACGCGGGCCGGCGCGTCGGTGCGGCTGGTGGACCTGCTGGAGGAGGCGACGCAGCGCGCGGCCCTCGTCGTACGGGAGAAGGCCCAGGACCTCAGCGAGGACGAGATCCAGGAGCGGGCCGCCCAGGTCGGCATCGGCGCGGTCAAGTACGCGGACCTGTCCAACTCGATGACGCGCGACTACGTCTTCGACCTGGACCGGATGGTCTCCCTCCAGGGCGACACGAGCGTGTATCTCCAGTACGCCTACGCGCGCATCCAGTCCATCTTCCGCAAGGCGGGCGGCGAGAAGCCACAGGTGCACCCGACGCTGGAACTCGAGCCGCCGGAACGCGCGTTGGCGCTGCACCTGGACGAGTTCGGCGACACCCTGGCGGCTGTGGCCGAGAGCTACGAGCCGCACAAGCTGGCCGCGTACCTGTATGAACTGGCCACGCTCTACAGCCCGTTCTACGAGAACTGCCCGGTGCTGAAGGCGGAGACGCCGCAGCTGGTGCAGAACCGGCTGTTCCTGTGCGACCTCACGGCCCGCACGCTCCGCCAGGGCATGTCGCTGCTCGGCATCCGCACGCCCGAGCGGCTCTGA
- a CDS encoding DUF397 domain-containing protein, which translates to MTLKSVAENSSTPEWVRSSYSSNDGPECVEVAAVAPGRVRVRDSKDIAGPQLAFSAASWSAFTGFAAS; encoded by the coding sequence ATGACACTCAAGTCCGTTGCCGAGAACAGCTCCACGCCCGAATGGGTCAGGAGCAGCTACAGCAGCAACGACGGCCCGGAGTGCGTCGAGGTCGCGGCCGTTGCCCCCGGCAGGGTCCGCGTGCGGGACTCGAAGGACATCGCCGGTCCTCAACTGGCGTTCAGCGCGGCGAGTTGGAGTGCGTTCACGGGCTTTGCCGCGAGTTAG
- the lysS gene encoding lysine--tRNA ligase, whose product MPQTAVETDWVSRIADDVIAEAERRAPGKPVVCASGLSPSGPIHLGNLREVMVPHLVADEIKRRGVACEHIISWDDYDRFRKVPAGVEGVDASWDEHIGKPLTSVPAPPGSPHGSWGEHFKAAMADSLAELGVEYRGISQTEMYTSGAYREQILFAMRERERIDAVLDRYRTLDKAASASGGKKQKQSEPDAAEIEAEEGSGAAAEDDGSGAGGGAYYPYKPYCTACERDTTTVTAYDDATTELTYTCGSCGHSETVLLREFDHGKLVWKVDWPMRWAYEGVIFEPSGVDHQSPGSSFVVGGQLVKEIFGAEQPIGPMYAFVGISGMAKMSSSKGGVPTPADALGIMEAPLLRWLYARRRPNQSFKVAFDQEIQRTYDEWDALERKIAAGTAQPADLAAHLRASSTAAGPLPSTPRPLPYRTLASVVDVTAGNDQQTLRILSELDPERPVRSLDEVRPRLDRAQRWITTQVPAEQRTRVRDEPDTVLLESLEDEQRESLRLLLDGLEDHWSLEGLTQLVYGVPKVQAGIDPDAKPTPELKVAQRSFFALVYKLLVGSETGPRLPTLLLAVGSDRVRKLLGA is encoded by the coding sequence GTGCCTCAGACCGCCGTCGAGACCGACTGGGTCTCCCGCATCGCCGATGACGTCATCGCCGAAGCGGAGCGTCGCGCGCCCGGGAAACCAGTCGTCTGCGCGTCCGGGCTCTCACCGTCCGGCCCGATCCACCTGGGCAACCTGCGCGAGGTGATGGTGCCGCACCTGGTCGCCGACGAGATCAAGCGTCGTGGCGTGGCGTGCGAGCACATCATCTCCTGGGACGACTACGACCGGTTCCGGAAGGTGCCCGCCGGCGTCGAGGGCGTCGACGCCTCCTGGGACGAGCACATCGGCAAGCCCCTGACCTCCGTGCCGGCGCCGCCCGGCAGCCCGCACGGAAGCTGGGGCGAGCACTTCAAGGCGGCGATGGCGGACTCGCTCGCCGAGCTCGGCGTCGAGTACCGGGGCATCAGCCAGACGGAGATGTACACCTCCGGCGCGTACCGCGAGCAGATCCTTTTCGCCATGCGCGAACGGGAGCGCATCGACGCGGTGCTGGACCGCTACCGCACGCTCGACAAGGCCGCCTCCGCCTCCGGCGGGAAGAAGCAGAAGCAGAGCGAACCGGACGCCGCGGAGATCGAGGCCGAAGAGGGCTCGGGCGCCGCTGCCGAGGACGACGGCTCGGGTGCGGGCGGCGGCGCGTACTACCCGTACAAGCCGTACTGCACGGCCTGCGAGCGTGACACCACCACGGTCACGGCCTACGACGACGCGACGACCGAGCTGACGTACACCTGCGGCAGCTGCGGGCACAGCGAGACCGTGCTGCTGCGCGAGTTCGACCACGGCAAGCTGGTGTGGAAGGTCGACTGGCCGATGCGCTGGGCGTACGAGGGCGTGATCTTCGAGCCCAGCGGCGTCGACCACCAGTCGCCCGGATCGTCCTTCGTCGTCGGCGGGCAGCTCGTGAAGGAGATCTTCGGCGCCGAGCAGCCCATCGGCCCGATGTACGCGTTCGTGGGGATCAGCGGCATGGCGAAGATGTCGTCGTCGAAGGGCGGTGTGCCCACGCCGGCCGACGCGCTCGGGATCATGGAGGCTCCGCTGCTGCGGTGGCTCTACGCGCGCCGCCGGCCGAACCAGTCCTTCAAGGTCGCCTTCGACCAGGAGATCCAGCGCACCTACGACGAGTGGGACGCCCTGGAGCGCAAGATCGCGGCCGGCACCGCGCAGCCCGCGGACCTTGCCGCGCATCTGCGCGCCTCCTCCACGGCCGCCGGGCCGCTGCCCTCGACGCCGCGCCCGCTGCCGTACCGCACGCTCGCGTCCGTGGTGGACGTGACCGCGGGGAACGACCAGCAGACGCTGCGGATTCTGAGCGAACTGGATCCTGAGCGTCCCGTGCGCTCCCTCGACGAGGTCCGCCCGCGCCTGGACCGCGCGCAGCGCTGGATCACCACACAGGTCCCGGCGGAGCAGCGCACGCGGGTACGGGACGAGCCCGACACGGTGCTGCTGGAGTCGCTGGAGGACGAGCAGCGCGAGTCGCTGCGTCTGCTGCTGGACGGGCTGGAGGACCACTGGTCGCTCGAAGGCCTGACGCAGCTCGTCTACGGGGTGCCGAAGGTGCAGGCGGGCATCGATCCGGACGCCAAGCCGACGCCCGAACTGAAGGTGGCGCAGCGGTCGTTCTTCGCGCTCGTCTACAAGCTGCTCGTGGGCAGCGAGACGGGGCCGAGGCTGCCGACGCTGCTGCTGGCGGTGGGGTCGGACCGCGTGCGCAAGCTGCTGGGCGCGTGA
- a CDS encoding NACHT domain-containing protein: MIRIPEHARRRWPRLILFALFTYVSLHLAWALFTANEQAEAELVGVVSMFAGLWSFAAAVAQLLPPRPPPPDAAEAADQLAATVREQWSDEVEHRQLRDPAVIPLSWAATARPVTAPTETVVGPQAGRVTRLSLEGRLEGNFHRAASQLAAGFRQVPSSRLVVLGEPGAGKTVLAIMLTLGLLADRDSHTPVPVLLSVSGWDPVSESLDDWIVGTLATSYYGGQPQVPRLLLNRRMLLPVLDGLDEIPEAARRNAVRGLNEACGDGRGVVVTCRSVEYQDVIEGGSPPLRRAPVVEVAPVSVADTIAYLTEVNWPDGVDWEPVYAQLRQRPDGQVATALSTPLALSLARGVYRNCDRDPRELLDFDGRHAIEDHLVDHTIPAAYAPPPGTLPQQTDSRWQEESQKAERWLTFLATYLHQHRERDLAWWRMSRRLLSRWTGLLIGIGVGLIFLLAVTAAQKAAHLHQIDWPVWTGVTVAVLVMLTWYGAPDQSPGRISFALRGSLDRLRSGFRTGFALTSLVAVTLLGSAGVLVTAGDQWSPTALVFSVRLTAVAVGAATAIGLAFAVRNWFNTPPQHSTRTTPMGLLNQDRSSSVLGAGLAGTVLGITGFPLLCAAASTALIAVLALTGESKMSLTEAASQTAIETGIYDRLLPTLAVTALPGAVLALLILLSRAWPRFALLHLVLAIKGQLPWRYTRFLADARERQLLRQSGGQYQFRHIRLQERLAGRSLAQDREPVLQTRIVRRRRLQFAAAVSVFATGALLVNQTLTEDTSRTTLPTGNVEAMAFGPPGQHVLITVDDQKIVRRWNTETGEGVTAGRLNAPPVYEGGGIATGEKGAVLLEPNMGSDEPISRAWEVPWNGPARLRSPQPVNGPEPPTAKVILSTGGRYLMMATEREELLSREVDAGKESLLKAPGGVSLESDLSAVNDRKTLIRSVIRSERDYRTEVRDLKSGKLRCTIRGESAMPRIDAHGTRFIATRKKAVLLWDSQCRKMDVSPIKTYDYIDEVALSPDGDQLAATFDGATHLYRLPPPGK; this comes from the coding sequence GTGATACGAATTCCCGAGCATGCGCGGCGCCGCTGGCCGCGGCTCATCCTGTTCGCCTTATTCACCTACGTGTCGCTCCACCTGGCATGGGCGCTGTTCACGGCCAATGAACAGGCTGAGGCGGAACTGGTCGGTGTCGTGAGCATGTTCGCCGGGTTGTGGTCGTTCGCGGCGGCGGTCGCCCAGCTCCTTCCCCCGCGCCCACCCCCGCCGGACGCGGCCGAAGCCGCCGACCAGTTGGCGGCCACGGTGCGGGAGCAGTGGTCGGACGAGGTCGAGCACCGTCAGTTGCGGGACCCGGCAGTGATCCCGCTGTCCTGGGCGGCCACCGCCCGACCGGTGACCGCCCCGACCGAGACCGTCGTCGGGCCTCAGGCCGGGCGCGTCACGCGGCTCTCCCTCGAAGGGCGCCTGGAAGGGAACTTCCACCGCGCCGCTTCCCAGCTGGCGGCCGGCTTTCGGCAAGTGCCCAGCAGCAGGCTGGTGGTCCTTGGAGAGCCGGGGGCCGGAAAGACCGTCCTGGCCATCATGCTGACGCTCGGCCTGTTGGCCGACCGCGACTCGCACACCCCCGTCCCCGTATTGCTGTCCGTCTCGGGCTGGGACCCGGTCAGCGAATCGCTGGACGACTGGATCGTCGGCACCCTGGCCACCTCCTACTACGGCGGACAACCGCAGGTCCCGCGCCTCCTGCTGAACCGGCGGATGCTGCTGCCCGTCCTCGACGGGCTCGACGAGATACCCGAAGCGGCCCGCCGGAACGCCGTACGGGGTCTCAACGAGGCCTGCGGCGATGGTCGCGGCGTCGTGGTGACCTGCCGCTCAGTCGAGTACCAGGACGTGATCGAGGGCGGCTCACCCCCACTTCGCCGAGCGCCGGTGGTCGAGGTGGCGCCGGTGTCCGTGGCGGACACCATCGCCTACCTGACCGAGGTCAACTGGCCGGACGGGGTGGACTGGGAACCGGTCTACGCCCAACTGCGGCAACGTCCCGACGGGCAGGTGGCCACCGCGCTGTCCACCCCGCTGGCGCTCTCCCTCGCACGGGGCGTCTACCGCAACTGCGACCGGGACCCGCGCGAACTCCTCGACTTCGACGGCCGGCACGCCATCGAAGACCACCTCGTCGACCACACCATTCCCGCCGCATACGCCCCACCGCCCGGCACCCTCCCCCAGCAGACGGACAGCAGGTGGCAGGAGGAGTCACAGAAGGCGGAGCGGTGGCTGACGTTCCTGGCCACGTACCTTCACCAGCACCGTGAACGGGACCTAGCGTGGTGGCGCATGAGCCGCCGCCTCCTCTCCCGCTGGACAGGACTCCTGATCGGCATCGGGGTCGGGCTGATCTTCCTGCTTGCCGTGACAGCGGCGCAGAAGGCGGCCCACTTGCACCAGATCGATTGGCCCGTCTGGACCGGCGTGACGGTGGCGGTCTTGGTGATGCTCACCTGGTACGGGGCACCGGACCAGTCACCGGGCCGCATATCCTTCGCCCTACGCGGCTCCCTGGACCGGCTGCGCAGCGGATTCCGCACCGGCTTCGCCCTGACATCGCTCGTAGCCGTAACCCTGCTTGGCTCCGCCGGCGTCCTCGTGACCGCCGGCGATCAATGGTCTCCAACGGCACTGGTCTTCTCCGTCCGGTTGACCGCAGTCGCCGTGGGCGCCGCGACCGCCATCGGTCTGGCCTTCGCCGTCCGCAACTGGTTCAACACCCCACCCCAGCACTCCACTCGCACCACCCCCATGGGACTGCTGAACCAGGACCGCAGCTCGTCCGTACTGGGTGCGGGCTTAGCCGGAACCGTCCTCGGGATCACAGGTTTCCCGCTGCTGTGCGCAGCCGCCTCCACCGCGCTCATCGCGGTCCTGGCGCTGACCGGGGAATCGAAGATGTCCCTGACCGAAGCCGCCTCCCAGACGGCCATCGAGACGGGCATCTACGACCGGCTCCTGCCGACACTTGCTGTCACCGCGCTGCCCGGTGCCGTACTCGCCCTTCTGATCCTCCTCTCCCGAGCCTGGCCACGATTCGCCCTGCTCCACCTCGTCCTCGCGATAAAGGGCCAACTGCCCTGGCGCTACACCCGGTTCCTGGCCGACGCCCGAGAGCGCCAACTGCTGCGCCAGTCCGGCGGCCAGTACCAATTCCGCCACATCCGCCTACAAGAACGTCTCGCCGGCCGCTCCCTGGCACAAGATCGTGAACCGGTCCTCCAAACCCGGATCGTCCGCCGACGCCGCCTCCAATTTGCCGCCGCCGTATCCGTGTTCGCGACAGGCGCCCTCCTCGTCAACCAGACCCTGACCGAGGACACCTCTCGCACGACCTTGCCCACCGGCAACGTCGAGGCAATGGCGTTCGGGCCACCGGGACAGCACGTCCTCATTACGGTTGACGACCAGAAAATTGTGCGACGGTGGAACACCGAAACGGGAGAAGGGGTCACGGCAGGGAGGCTTAACGCACCGCCCGTTTATGAGGGCGGCGGAATTGCTACGGGCGAGAAGGGCGCGGTGTTACTCGAGCCCAATATGGGCAGTGACGAGCCCATCTCGAGGGCGTGGGAAGTTCCGTGGAACGGTCCTGCGAGACTGAGGTCGCCTCAACCCGTGAACGGCCCTGAACCACCCACCGCCAAGGTGATATTGAGCACGGGGGGTCGCTACCTGATGATGGCGACTGAGCGGGAGGAGCTGCTGTCGCGGGAAGTGGATGCAGGAAAGGAGTCCCTCCTGAAGGCCCCGGGGGGAGTGTCGCTTGAGAGCGATCTCTCGGCCGTGAATGACAGGAAAACACTCATAAGGTCTGTCATTCGCTCGGAACGCGATTACAGAACCGAGGTGCGCGACCTGAAGAGCGGCAAACTCCGATGCACAATCCGAGGTGAATCGGCGATGCCACGAATCGACGCCCACGGCACACGGTTCATCGCCACCCGGAAAAAGGCCGTGCTCCTCTGGGACAGTCAGTGCCGGAAGATGGACGTCTCACCCATCAAAACGTACGACTACATCGACGAAGTGGCCCTGAGCCCGGACGGCGACCAACTGGCGGCCACCTTCGACGGCGCGACCCACCTGTACCGACTCCCGCCGCCCGGGAAATGA